The Blastococcus sp. HT6-4 genome window below encodes:
- a CDS encoding aldehyde dehydrogenase family protein yields MIGNDRLAVRKTCKLYVNGAFPRSESGRTYEVTDAKGHFLANASWASRKDARDAVVAARAAFPKWSGVTAYNRGQVLYRVAEVMEGRHVQFCEEVATAEGLSASKARAAVDAAVDRWVWYAGWTDKLAAVLGGANPVAGPYFDFSMPEPTGVVAVLAPQQSSLLGLVSVLAPVLATGCTAVVVTSRERPIPAVTLGEVLATSDVPGGVVNLLTGDAEELGPWLAEHADVDAIDLTGAPASRAMEFEREAAGTVKRVVRPPVTEPDWTADPGLSRMTPFLETKTVWHPIGV; encoded by the coding sequence GTGATCGGGAACGACCGGCTCGCCGTCCGCAAGACCTGCAAGCTGTACGTGAACGGCGCCTTCCCGCGCTCGGAGTCCGGGCGCACCTACGAGGTCACCGACGCCAAGGGGCACTTCCTCGCCAACGCCTCCTGGGCCTCCCGGAAGGACGCCAGGGACGCCGTCGTCGCCGCGCGCGCAGCCTTCCCGAAGTGGTCGGGCGTGACCGCCTACAACCGCGGCCAGGTGCTCTACCGCGTGGCCGAGGTGATGGAGGGCCGGCACGTCCAGTTCTGCGAGGAGGTCGCCACGGCCGAGGGCCTGTCGGCGTCCAAGGCGCGGGCCGCCGTCGACGCCGCCGTCGACCGCTGGGTCTGGTACGCCGGCTGGACCGACAAGCTGGCCGCCGTCCTCGGTGGGGCCAACCCCGTCGCCGGGCCGTACTTCGACTTCTCCATGCCCGAGCCGACCGGCGTCGTCGCCGTCCTCGCGCCGCAGCAGTCGAGCCTCCTCGGCCTGGTCAGCGTGCTCGCCCCGGTGCTCGCGACGGGCTGCACCGCCGTCGTCGTCACCTCCCGGGAGCGCCCGATCCCGGCCGTCACCCTCGGCGAGGTGCTCGCGACCAGCGACGTCCCCGGCGGTGTGGTCAACCTGCTCACCGGCGACGCCGAGGAGCTGGGCCCGTGGCTGGCCGAGCACGCGGACGTCGACGCCATCGACCTCACCGGCGCCCCGGCGTCCAGGGCGATGGAGTTCGAGCGGGAGGCCGCCGGCACCGTCAAGCGCGTCGTCCGGCCGCCGGTCACCGAGCCCGACTGGACCGCCGACCCCGGCCTGTCCCGCATGACGCCGTTCCTGGAGACGAAGACGGTCTGGCACCCCATCGGGGTCTGA